The Onychomys torridus chromosome 4, mOncTor1.1, whole genome shotgun sequence genome includes a window with the following:
- the Xirp2 gene encoding xin actin-binding repeat-containing protein 2 codes for MNRPESQADDSVKDSDLKSEETSLHKMSPKSGHNHSVEVTSNLTKPGEASTSGSEGEGQSELLEALSLKERMARYQEAVSRGDARSFSANVMEESEVCTVPGGLAKMKKQFEKDEMTSTCNGFSEYQYQHQSRSEQEAIHSSQEMRRNEQEVSTAYGTDVFKTEMISHLEKHTEEINQASQFHQYVQETVIDTPEDEEIPKVSTKILKEQFEKSAQEKFPYSDKETTTPSRCIKIKNDSEEPLKPSSAVGASSSYTSTSQRKETSTSSYSNHSVTSASLAQVNGTPSGKMEEFPPPPPDVLQTPLDMTAFSQSPEFPSPPRGLPIPKDLYSKQRNLYELNRLYRHIHPELRKNLEKDYISEVSEIVSSQINSGSAGVQQARYIFENTKDSSQKDLNSERENLEWDEILKGEVQSMRWIFENQPLDSINNSSADEGYTSKAVADHELIAGGDVKYTTWMFETQPIDALGVPSIGTKGNTERIPELARGDVCTARWMFETRPLDSMNKKHQSQEETASTAINDITGGDVKTVRYMFETQHLDQLGQLHSVDEVHLLQLRSELKEIKGNVKRSIKCFETQPLYVIRDGSGQILEIKTVQREDIEKGDVRTARWMFETQPLDAINKDITEIKVVRGISMEENVKGGVSRAKWLFETQPLEKIKEDSDEAVLQKESIIGTDVSKKCWMFETQPLDILKEVPDADTVSAEERIGGDVKTTKHLFETLPLEALKDSPDVGKLQKITASEEEKGDVKHQKWVFETQPLECIREDKKEYVKTVRLEAVDRGHVKNYAHIFEANNLIKVDASHQLEVEGITRGTVELNKSLFETTPLYAIQDHLGKYHQVKTVQQEEILTGDVRSCRWLFETRPIDQFDESLHNFQIIRGISAEEIQAGSVKSARWLFETQPLDSIKYFSNVEETESITETTTDIVKGDVKTCKWLFETQPMESLYEKVSLMANTEDIHKGDVRSCTWLFETQPLDTIKDDSEATVKLQTVKQEEIQGGDVRTACFLFETENLDNIQGNEGKETKPVVMDIQAGDVSGMKYKFENQPLDSISCSSEDVLNKIKTLKTEDIQNGNVLHCRWLFENKPIDMIKENQEGDGLVKTVTDIQGGNVRKGCFVFETFSLDEIKEESDGIITREINSEEVIKGDVKSYKMLFETQPLYAIRDQEGFYHEVTTVKKEEVIHGDVRGTKWLFETKPLDSINESEDVYVIKSVTQEDIQKGDVSSVRYRFETQPLDQISDESHNIVHTVDCIQGGNVKMGKQFFESENGDKKNYIRTVSVNEIQKGNVKTSTWLFETHSIDELGEGSGYENIKTVTQEEVQKGDVKNAVWLFENQTLDSIKEVDESVTKMTKEEIPPSDVKTTTWLFETTPIYGFNETRVDKVEIMGKSIKETLESLYSQRVIEAPGIIIEADEVGDVRMAKYKLMNQTSPEIQKEDVIRADLKSIMMNLLSQRDYTKKEICVSEEEKGNVNVTKTQLLNRSTEFHAEKEEIVRGDVKQAITNLFSGERCAKKGILIQEDERGDINMTIYCLLHENASEKIEREDIMGGDVRRTIHNLLSSPSNTKIPERTKIDASERGNVQFFTTCIETGALDYLKQLQTGTNETLTARKQEGEEEIIGGDVEGTKLLLKKRQSLFERTVNETDIISGDVQNTIKVLMTGPQSSSNKTQKEEIMKGDLKSTLNSLNQAMNQKIAAKTEEIITSDRLDTLESSDRQKESKQSGTISSDIEQAIQCLEKATNARTEILKKELILDDLETSLRSLKEAQWGFKEVDKAGITKEDALPGIAGFSERQKTGVNPAAVQRDKKSLLQPIPGPFEPVTRQQTEPGTLNETTQKSYHQSLIEEKSEANLPIAPKGTVKIVIDREQNNDALEKSLRRMSNSEHRAMKSVLDMSDRIGIWTESKEYLCGGKDMGKQETATTSMKENLKTKESENVINSKDDNFNFTRSVDKTFRKQQTQTCELGNDHQKSQFQDSYRKSQNNTKNMNTSSVVQSYAPDLTQHLINKTVREMHGMTRDFAKQTFLSQERQYSQYSHKDTKKNDTCLQSLPADKDVHNVTGVRVSGKSHKKFQATDKEEKIDVCLESQDFLMKTNTSKELKMAMERSFNPINLHPECNLKENEDSLPPPSPPPPPPSNASSEIEFPLPPPPPLMLLPEKYEFPPSSSTEKTKTEFESFPSLPLPPPPVVEKSERECPSPTLPPPPKPSQAAHLLASSVLKRQSEAFTQQYSQREASGSRQIHSQANILAGKSPPATLPKPKLPKRIQDTMGRQSPDGKLGRSLSDVEIKATLSKDQKRSMVATTSSEHTEIQQEVSRKGLDERKQMSIHSANTLSQTAPEIPTLQGKQTAPLVKSHSFPSDSEQQSPKPYVRKFKTPLMIAEEKYRRQKEEIEKQRQENSCYSMVQTETYHQNISEKEKELASHKAAESVPIPRKDLDLTRAQSKLDFKNRAVLAGMSSDSQLSTASSALVVATERLQHVLAASEDKCTIRKEGIQSSKDILQSKAACEISQSHNESETQKTLEQLMENLPFPQSKPIFPSFKVKTITLPTLDHSSTETDFSSESHIEQSKVGIQTIAKPMNLEIKKTQARTQCDNRQSVPDKSFQSPKTEKRVTVQISGDSSEKTQESKLKTVPKRQRGFGGHDRGNVLRSEEWNQDSSTNRSKEDRLIVERKQEALKDQQVPRLVQQKITDICLDSQTQNFQQTQIQTSGSTVELKKLPQSPNDVPEKKSLRDKGIQQRQVSPNTEDSKQEITKNISPFSSVKESQHDDEKCAINILEFLRKREELQQILSRVKQFEAESNKSGLKTFQTLLNIVPVWLISEEKREYGVRVAMESNLEKVKEEITHIKTQAEDMLVHCEHIIQTAMMASKTGKQRDKPTHLNEMSLKVSNVNASSNKCTEQKENKIVEEKLSHHQVATTHNPASTQRETKGEDNKIVPPSLKTRPPSPTFITIESTARRAEASTKSELSQSPKKNNCTEPPPQRPTEQTSRLHRTCTSPSPPRSRSEQLVRLKDTTARLARGTVPCSPGTPVPIVEKRSEVVLSPATLRRQIKIESHARDSPPTITIPVNVNHVVSDSFRDSVEAQETMRKIEKKETYIHKDEMNSINNTMPATESYDAVEIIRQVEGPRLSDCTERSEAANQTVQMAERFLNGHEKEINRWLREFENGPVFRAKTERRAYANGDINHNMKQESHTFCKEEFGLASSGNANFTGFSYRHPRECPEVPAMQPRAHSEARSLSEHFLGLDAFDHEIVGSKLATSSSRSSEAGRSGFDFKHAPPTYEDVIAGHILDLSDSPTNLRRDFQKTWQESERVFQHLGYETTDAQAQGMRTFQEESAFISETAGPRQGNLYNLSKDSLSNGVPRSRQAEFS; via the exons GAAGCAATCCACAGTAGTCAAGAAATGAGAAGGAATGAACAAGAAGTTTCTACAGCATATGGAACTGATGTCTTCAAAACAGAAATG aTATCACATCTTGAAAAGCACACTGAGGAAATAAACCAAGCTTCACAGTTTCATCAATATGTTCAAGAAACAG TCATTGATACACCTGAGGATGAAGAGATTCCTAAGGTTTCTACTAAGATTTTAAAAGAGCAATTTGAAAAATCTGCCCAGGAAAAGTTTCCCTACTcagacaaagaaacaacaactCCATCAAGGTGTAtaaag attaaaaatgacAGTGAAGAACCCTTAAAGCCATCATCAGCTGTGGGTGCCTCTTCTTCTTACACTTCAACCAGTCAGAGGAAGGAAACCTCAACCTCAAGTTACAGTAATCACAGTGTCACTTCAGCATCCCTGGCACAAGTTAATGGCACTCCTTCAGGGAAGATGGAAGaatttcctcctcccccacctgatGTGCTTCAAACACCACTGGATATGACAGCATTTTCCCAGTCCCCTGAATTCCCCAGCCCTCCTAGAGGACTACCAATCCCCAAAGATTTATATTCCAAACAAAGAAATTTGTATGAATTAAACCGTTTATATAGACATATCCATCCTGAGTTAAGAAAAAACTTAGAGAAAGACTACATCAGTGAGGTTTCTGAAATTGTTTCTAGCCAGATAAACTCAGGTTCAGCAGGTGTACAACAAGCTCGGTATATTTTTGAAAACACAAAGGACAGTTCTCaaaaggatctgaactcagaaagagaaaatctggAATGGGATGAAATTCTGAAAGGAGAGGTGCAGTCAATGAGATGGATTTTTGAGAATCAACCATTAGATTCTATCAACAATAGTTCTGCGGATGAAGGGTACACTTCCAAGGCTGTTGCTGACCACGAACTCATTGCTGGGGGTGATGTGAAGTATACTACTTGGATGTTTGAAACTCAGCCAATAGATGCACTAGGAGTCCCTTCTATTGGCACCAAAGGAAACACGGAGAGGATTCCTGAGCTAGCTAGAGGAGATGTCTGCACAGCAAGGTGGATGTTCGAAACAAGGCCTTTAGACTCAATGAACAAAAAGCACCAAAGCCAAGAAGAAACAGCATCGACTGCTATAAATGACATAACTGGGGGAGACGTCAAGACGGTAAGATACATGTTTGAGACTCAACACCTGGATCAACTTGGACAGCTTCACTCCGTGGATGAAGTTCACTTACTACAACTCAGATCtgaactcaaagaaattaaaggaaaCGTTAAGAGAAGCATAAAGTGCTTTGAAACACAACCATTGTATGTCATCAGAGATGGTTCAGGCCAAATTCTAGAAATTAAAACCGTACAGAGAGAAGATATCGAAAAGGGGGATGTGAGAACAGCACGTTGGATGTTTGAAACGCAGCCTTTGGACGCAATTAACAAAGATATCACAGAAATTAAAGTTGTTCGAGGAATATCCATGGAAGAAAATGTCAAAGGTGGGGTGAGTAGAGCAAAGTGGTTATTTGAAACTCAACCCCTGGAGAAAATCAAAGAGGACTCAGATGAGGCTGTCCTTCAAAAAGAATCAATCATAGGTACAGACGTTTCTAAGAAGTGTTGGATGTTTGAAACACAGCCATTAGACATTCTAAAAGAAGTTCCTGATGCAGATACTGTATCAGCTGAAGAGAGAATAGGAGGTGACGTAAAAACCACCAAACATCTGTTTGAAACACTTCCACTAGAGGCTCTAAAAGACAGTCCTGATGTTGGGAAGCTTCAAAAAATCACTGCctctgaagaagaaaagggagatgtGAAGCACCAGAAGTGGGTCTTTGAAACTCAACCTTTAGAATGCATTAGAGAAGATAAGAAAGAGTATGTAAAAACAGTGAGGCTGGAAGCAGTTGATAGAGGTCATGTAAAGAACTATGCACATATCTTTGAAGCCAATAATTTAATTAAGGTTGATGCATCACATCAACTTGAGGTGGAAGGCATCACCAGAGGCACTGTGGAGTTGAACAAATCTCTCTTTGAGACAACCCCACTGTATGCTATTCAGGACCATCTTGGAAAATACCACCAAGTAAAGACAGTCCAGCAAGAAGAAATCCTAACAGGAGATGTAAGAAGCTGCAGGTGGCTTTTTGAAACAAGGCCCATTGACCAATTCGATGAAAGTCTTCATAACTTTCAGATAATTAGAGGAATATCTGCTGAAGAAATACAAGCAGGGAGTGTGAAATCTGCTAGATGGTTGTTTGAAACTCAACCCCTtgattcaattaaatattttagcaatgtggaagaaacagaaagcataACTGAAACAACTACAGATATTGTTAAAGGGGATGTCAAAACCTGTAAATGGCTATTTGAGACCCAGCCAATGGAGTCTCTTTATGAAAAGGTTTCCTTGATGGCAAACACTGAAGATATCCACAAAGGTGATGTTCGAAGCTGTACCTGGCTTTTTGAAACTCAGCCACTTGATACTATAAAAGATGACTCTGAAGCAACAGTCAAACTTCAAACTGTAAAGCAGGAGGAGATCCAAGGTGGGGATGTTCGGACAGCatgttttctctttgagacagaaAATCTGGACAACATACAAGGGAATGAAGGGAAAGAAACCAAGCCTGTGGTGATGGATATACAAGCTGGGGATGTCTCTGGCATGAAGTATAAGTTTGAAAATCAGCCCTTAGATTCAATCAGTTGCAGTTCAGAGGATGTTTTGAATAAGATCAAAACCCTAAAAACTGAAGACATTCAGAACGGTAATGTGTTACATTGTAGGTGGCTATTTGAAAACAAACCCATTGATAtgataaaagaaaatcaagaaggtGATGGATTGGTTAAGACAGTGACAGACATACAAGGTGGAAATGTGAGAAAGggctgctttgtttttgagacattttctttggATGAGATTAAAGAAGAATCGGATGGCATCATCACCAGGGAAATAAATAGTGAAGAAGTAATAAAAGGTGATGTAAAAAGCTACAAAATGCTCTTTGAAACACAGCCACTCTATGCAATTCGAGATCAAGAAGGGTTTTATCATGAAGTAACAacagttaaaaaagaagaagtaatTCATGGAGATGTACGAGGAACAAAGTGGCTCTTTGAAACAAAACCATTAGACTCCATTAATGAATCAGAAGATGTGTATGTCATTAAGTCTGTCACCCAGGAAGACATTCAGAAGGGGGATGTGAGTTCTGTAAGATACAGATTTGAAACTCAGCCATTAGATCAAATTTCAGATGAATCCCATAATATTGTGCACACTGTTGACTGTATTCAAGGAGGCAATGTGAAGATGGGTAAACAATTCTTTGAGTCTGAAAATGGTGACAAGAAGAATTATATCAGGACAGTAAGTGTCAATGAAATACAAAAGGGCAATGTTAAAACTTCTACTTGGCTCTTTGAAACTCATAGCATAGATGAGCTGGGAGAAGGATCTGGATATGAAAATATCAAGACTGTCACCCAGGAAGAGGTGCAGAAAGGTGACGTTAAAAATGCAGTGTGGCTTTTTGAAAATCAAACATTGGATTCTATTAAGGAAGTAGATGAAAGTGTTACAAAAATGACCAAAGAAGAAATTCCTCCATCAGATGTCAAAACAACTACATGGCTCTTTGAAACAACACCTATTTATGGATTTAATGAAACTAGAGTAGATAAGGTAGAAATTATGGGCAAAAGCATCAAAGAAACACTGGAAAGCCTCTACTCTCAAAGAGTTATTGAAGCTCCTGGAATTATCATCGAAGCTGATGAAGTTGGGGATGTCCGAATGGCAAAATACAAACTCATGAACCAAACATCTCCAGAGATACAGAAGGAAGATGTTATCAGAGCTGACCTCAAAAGCATAATGATGAATTTACTTTCCCAAAGAGACTATACAAAGAAAGAGATATGTGTCAgtgaagaggaaaagggaaatgtCAATGTGACTAAAACTCAATTATTAAACAGATCAACTGAATTTCATGCTGAAAAGGAAGAGATAGTAAGAGGGGATGTAAAACAAGCAATAACAAATCTGTTCTCCGGGGAAAGATGTGCAAAGAAAGGAATCTTAATTCAGGAAGATGAAAGAGGAGATATTAATATGACTATCTATTGCCTCCTGCATGAAAATGCCAGTGAAAAGATAGAGCGTGAAGACATAATGGGAGGTGACGTAAGACGCACCATTCACAACCTGCTGTCTTCTCCATCAAATACTAAAATACCCGAAAGGACAAAAATCGATGCCTCAGAGAGGGGAAACGTTCAGTTCTTCACAACATGCATAGAAACTGGAGCTTTGGATTACCTCAAACAACTCCAAACAGGGACAAATGAAACTCTTACAGCTAGGAaacaagagggagaggaagaaataatAGGCGGTGATGTTGAGGGCACAAAGCTGTTACTAAAGAAAAGGCAGTCTCTGTTTGAACGTACTGTTAATGAAACTGACATCATCTCAGGAGATGTCCAAAATACAATTAAAGTCTTAATGACAGGGCCTCAGAGTTCATCTaataagacacagaaagaagagatTATGAAAGGTGATTTGAAATCAACCCTAAATTCTCTCAACCAGGCCATGAATCAGAAAATAGCAGCTAAAACAGAAGAAATTATAACAAGTGACAGGCTGGACACACTGGAGTCAAGCGACAGACAGAAGGAATCTAAACAATCTGGTACCATCTCTAGTGATATTGAGCAAGCTATTCAGTGCCTGGAGAAGGCTACAAATGCAAGGACTGAAATACTGAAAAAAGAATTGATACTAGATGATCTTGAAACATCATTAAGGTCTTTGAAAGAAGCACAATGGGGTTTCAAAGAAGTTGACAAAGCAGGCATAACCAAAGAAGATGCACTGCCTGGGATAGCAGgattctcagaaagacaaaaaacaggGGTTAATCCAGCAGCTGTCCAGAGAGACAAAAAAAGTCTTCTTCAACCAATACCAGGACCATTTGAGCCAGTAACCAGGCAGCAAACAGAACCAGGCACTCTCAATGAAACTACCCAGAAATCCTACCACCAGTctttaatagaagaaaaatctGAAGCTAATCTTCCCATAGCCCCTAAGGGCACTGTAAAAATTGTCATTGATCGTGAACAAAACAATGATGCTCTTGAGAAAAGCCTTAGGAGGATGTCTAACTCAGAACACAGAGCTATGAAAAGTGTCTTAGACATGAGTGACAGAATTGGTATCTGGACTGAGAGCAAAGAATATCTCTGTGGTGGCAAGGATATGGGCAAACAGGAAACTGCAACCACGTCAATGAAGGAAAATCTAAAAACCAAGGAATCAGAGAATGTTATAAACTCGAAGGATGATAACTTTAACTTCACCCGGTCTGTGGATAAAACGTTTAGAAAGCAGCAGACTCAAACTTGTGAACTAGGGAATGACCACCAGAAGTCTCAGTTCCAGGATTCTTATAGGAAGAgtcaaaataatacaaaaaacaTGAATACATCATCAGTGGTACAAAGTTATGCACCAGATCTCACCCAACATCTCATCAACAAGACAGTGAGAGAAATGCATGGGATGACAAGGGACTTTGCGAAGCAAACCTTCCTAAGCCAGGAAAGACAGTATTCTCAGTATTCTCataaagatacaaagaaaaatgacacCTGCCTTCAATCTTTGCCTGCAGATAAGGATGTACACAATGTAACAGGAGTAAGAGTCTCTGGGAAAAGCCACAAAAAATTTCAGGCAACtgacaaagaagagaaaattgatGTTTGTCTAGAAAGCCAGGACTTTCTAATGAAGACAAATACTTCCAAAGAGTTGAAAATGGCAATGGAGAGGTCCTTTAATCCAATCAACCTTCACCCCGAGTGTAATCTAAAAGAAAATGAGGACTCCCTTCCACCTccatctccccctcctcctccaccttccaatGCGTCATCTGAAATtgaatttcccctccctcctccaccacctTTAATGCTGTTGCCTGAAAAATATGAGTTTCCTCCCTCATCATCCACAGAGAAGACAAAGACTGAATTTGAGAGCTTCCCaagtctccctcttcctccaccaCCAGTAGTAGAGAAATCTGAAAGAGAGTGTCCATCACCGACCctaccacctcctccaaagccaTCACAGGCAGCACATCTTCTTGCCTCCTCTGTCCTAAAACGTCAAAGTGAAGCATTCACACAGCAGTACTCCCAAAGAGAAGCCTCAGGCTCCAGGCAAATTCACTCTCAGGCTAACATCCTAGCAGGGAAATCACCACCTGCTACACTCCCCAAACCCAAGCTTCCCAAGAGAATTCAAGATACAATGGGCCGGCAGTCCCCAGATGGTAAATTGGGAAgatctctgtcagatgtggaaatTAAAGCTACTCTCTCAAAGGACCAGAAAAGATCAATGGTGGCAACCACGAGCAGTGAGCACACAGAGATACAGCAGGAAGTATCCAGAAAAGGTCTTgatgaaagaaaacagatgtCCATCCACTCAGCAAACACTCTCTCTCAGACAGCTCCagaaatcccaacactccagGGAAAACAGACAGCACCCCTTGTTAAATCCCACTCATTTCCATCAGATTCAGAACAACAAAGTCCAAAGCCTTATGTGAGAAAATTTAAGACACCTTTAATGATAGCTGAAGAAAAATACAGACGGCAAAAGGAAGAGAttgagaaacagagacaagagaattcttGCTACAGCATGGTCCAAACAGAAACCTACCACCAAAACatatcagagaaagagaaagaattagcATCACACAAAGCAGCTGAGTCAGTCCCCATACCCAGAAAGGATTTGGATTTGACTAGGGCACAATCCAAACTGGACTTTAAGAACAGGGCAGTGCTTGCAGGCATGAGTTCTGACAGCCAGCTCTCCACAGCTTCTTCTGCACTGGTGGTTGCTACAGAGAGGCTCCAGCATGTTCTGGCAGCTTCAGAAGATAAGTGTACCATTAGAAAGGAAGGCATACAAAGCTCAAAGGACATACTGCAATCGAAAGCAGCTTGTGAAATTAGCCAGAGTCACAATGAAAGTGAGACACAAAAAACACTTGAGCAACTTATGGAGAACTTGCCCTTTCCCCAAAGCAAACCAATTTTCCCAAGTTTCAAAGTGAAAACTATCACGCTTCCAACTCTAGATCATTCATCAACTGAAACAGATTTCAGTTCTGAAAGTCACATAGAGCAATCTAAAGTTGGCATCCAAACCATTGCTAAACCAATGAATCTGGAAATCAAGAAAACCCAAGCAAGGACACAATGTGATAATAGGCAATCTGTGCCTGACAAATCTTTTCAGTCACCTAAAACAGAGAAAAGGGTGACAGTGCAAATCTCTGGAGACTCCTCAGAGAAAACTCAAGAGAGTAAACTCAAAACAGTTCCCAAGAGACAGAGGGGATTTGGGGGGCATGACAGAGGGAATGTCCTAAGGAGTGAAGAATGGAATCAGGACTCATCAACGAACAGGTCAAAAGAAGACAGATTAATagttgaaagaaagcaagaagctCTGAAGGATCAGCAAGTACCAAGGTTAGTCCAGCAAAAGATTACCGATATATGTCTGGACTCACAGACTCAAAATTTTCAGCAAACACAAATACAAACTTCTGGAAGTACAGTTGAGCTTAAAAAACTGCCCCAGTCACCTAATGATGTGCCAGAGAAAAAATCTCTTAGAGACAAGGGCATACAGCAGAGACAGGTCTCTCCTAACACTGAAGATTCAAAACAAGAGATTACAAAGAACATATctccattttcctctgtgaaagAATCCCAGCACGATGATGAAAAATGTGCCATAAATATATTGGAATTCTTGAGAAAACGTGAAGAACTACAGCAGATTTTGTCTAGAGTAAAACAGTTTGAAGCAGAGTCAAATAAAAGTGGCCTTAAAACATTTCAGACACTGCTAAATATTGTTCCAGTATGGCTGATAagtgaagaaaaaagagaatatggagtTCGTGTTGCCATGGAGAGTAATTTAGaaaaagtcaaagaagaaataacacaTATTAAAACTCAAGCAGAGGATATGCTTGTGCACTGTGAACATATAATTCAAACAGCCATGATGGCCTCGAaaacaggaaagcagagagaTAAGCCTACCCATCTTAATGAAATGTCATTGAAAGTGTCTAATGTTAATGCCAGCTCTAATAAATGCactgaacagaaagaaaataaaattgtagaagaaaaattATCACACCACCAAGTAGCAACAACTCATAATCCTGCTAGCACACAACGGGAGACTAAGGGAGAAGATAATAAGATTGTTCCTCCCTCTTTGAAAACTCGCCCACCATCACCAACGTTCATTACAATAGAGTCCACTGCCCGCCGAGCAGAAGCCTCCACTAAGAGTGAGCTTTCTCAGTCTCCTAAAAAGAACAATTGTACTGAACCTCCACCCCAAAGACCCACAGAGCAAACATCTAGACTTCACAGAACATgcacctccccatccccaccaagGAGTCGCTCAGAACAACTGGTTAGACTCAAAGACACCACAGCCAGGTTAGCCAGAGGTACCGTCCCATGTTCGCCAGGGACCCCAGTTCCAATTGTGGAGAAGAGATCTGAAGTTGTTCTGTCTCCAGCCACACTCCGCAGGCAAATTAAGATAGAAAGTCATGCCAGGGACTCTCCACCCACCATCACAATACCTGTAAATGTAAACCATGTCGTGAGTGATTCCTTCAGAGACTCCGTGGAAGCTcaagagacaatgaggaagaTAGAGAAAAAGGAGACTTACATTCATAAAGATGAAATGAATTCCATCAACAACACAATGCCAGCGACGGAAAGCTATGATGCAGTTGAGATCATCCGCCAAGTGGAAGGGCCTCGCCTATCAGACTGCACAGAGAGATCTGAAGCCGCCAATCAAACGGTTCAAATGGCTGAACGTTTTCTGAATGGccatgaaaaggaaataaacagatgGTTGAGGGAATTTGAGAATGGCCCAGTTTTCAGAGCGAAGACTGAGAGAAGAGCTTATGCAAATGGTGACATAAACCACAACATGAAACAAGAGAGTCACACATTTTGTAAGGAGGAATTTGGATTAGCATCTTCTGGAAATGCTAATTTTACAGGCTTTTCATACAGACATCCTAGAGAGTGCCCAGAAGTTCCAGCTATGCAGCCCAGGGCTCACTCTGAAGCAAGGTCTCTGAGTGAGCATTTCTTAGGCTTGGATGCATTTGACCATGAGATTGTTGGGTCAAAGCTGGCAACCTCATCCTCACGTAGCTCAGAAGCCGGCAGGTCTGGCTTCGACTTCAAGCATGCCCCACCAACCTATGAAGATGTGATTGCTGGCCATATCCTAGATCTTTCAGATTCACCTacaaatctcagaagagattttcaGAAGACATGGCAGGAGAGCGAGAGGGTTTTTCAGCACTTGGGATATGAAACCACAGATGCACAAGCACAGGGAATGAGGACTTTCCAGGAggagtctgcctttataagtg aaactgCTGGTCCAAGACAAGGAAACCTGTATAATTTGTCAAAAGACAGTTTATCCAATGGAGTGCCTCGTAGCAGACAAGCAGAATTTTCATAA